In a genomic window of Pseudoglutamicibacter albus:
- the fmt gene encoding methionyl-tRNA formyltransferase: protein MARILYAGTPDVAVAPLAQLINDGHEIAAVLTRTDAPIGRKRVMTPSPVAAYAEDHGLPVIKADKITDEVHDAIAALEIDVAAVVAYGAMIPRRTLDLPEFGWVNLHFSLLPDLRGAAPVQHALIRCHDITGATAFVLDEGMDTGPVLGVMTEAVQPNDTAGDLLERLSTEGAVLLSQAITGYVSGAVVPQPQKGEATLAPKLERNDGRVDWATSAEAVRGRIAGTTPEPGAFTHFNGASIKLERVRVTTPDELDAHEKNLAPGQLSFRSRKPARVVVGTGSSPVELMRVQPAGKKMMAAADWARGALGNGEGHFE, encoded by the coding sequence ATGGCACGAATCCTCTACGCCGGAACCCCTGATGTTGCTGTCGCACCGCTAGCGCAGCTCATCAACGACGGCCACGAGATCGCAGCAGTATTGACACGAACTGACGCGCCCATCGGCCGTAAACGGGTCATGACACCGTCTCCGGTAGCGGCCTACGCCGAAGATCACGGGCTGCCCGTCATCAAAGCGGACAAGATCACGGACGAAGTCCATGATGCGATCGCCGCACTAGAGATCGATGTCGCCGCGGTTGTCGCGTACGGCGCGATGATCCCACGACGCACACTCGACCTCCCAGAATTCGGGTGGGTCAACCTTCACTTCTCGCTCCTGCCAGATCTACGCGGGGCCGCTCCCGTTCAGCACGCGCTCATCCGGTGCCACGACATCACAGGCGCCACAGCTTTTGTGCTCGATGAAGGTATGGACACCGGGCCGGTGCTCGGGGTCATGACGGAAGCCGTGCAGCCAAACGACACCGCGGGCGACCTCCTCGAACGCCTCTCCACAGAAGGCGCGGTGCTGTTGAGCCAAGCGATCACCGGCTACGTTTCCGGGGCGGTGGTTCCACAACCGCAAAAGGGAGAGGCGACGCTCGCGCCGAAACTCGAACGCAACGACGGCCGCGTCGACTGGGCAACCTCCGCGGAAGCGGTGCGCGGACGCATCGCTGGCACCACGCCAGAACCCGGCGCCTTCACGCACTTCAATGGGGCCAGCATCAAACTCGAGCGGGTGCGTGTCACAACCCCTGATGAGCTCGATGCCCACGAGAAAAACCTTGCCCCTGGCCAGCTGAGCTTCCGCAGCCGGAAGCCGGCCCGCGTCGTCGTCGGCACCGGGTCTTCACCGGTTGAGCTGATGCGTGTGCAGCCTGCGGGTAAAAAGATGATGGCTGCCGCTGACTGGGCTCGCGGAGCCCTCGGCAACGGGGAAGGACACTTCGAATGA
- a CDS encoding PD-(D/E)XK nuclease family protein: MTQPLLAHQTSLGRMYSRTVGGLPEVPSITTVISRHAVDMTGWAGHMAATAVVNDERLPTSVGNKIQLKQIARQASSAAEKYRDEAAARGDRVHNYAEHKALRELGRPHEAAQMREILKEHGEGAYADRFDEWWDLFGVRPIEPEVTIWNHTVGYAGTLDLVAEIGGATCLIDYKTRGTTRDGRVKAPDPKVVMQLAAGAQAEEYLSDPEKGTWEPWPFPKNSVLLAVALGETEVLPMRAQPHSLENAWKRFWALRQVWETESVAFSAAAELQPVPPPATR, encoded by the coding sequence ATGACACAGCCATTGCTCGCGCATCAGACCTCCCTCGGGCGTATGTATTCACGCACCGTGGGCGGGCTCCCCGAAGTTCCCTCGATCACCACCGTGATTTCCCGCCACGCGGTGGATATGACGGGCTGGGCTGGGCATATGGCCGCAACCGCGGTCGTCAATGACGAGCGTTTACCAACGTCAGTGGGCAATAAGATCCAGCTCAAGCAGATTGCACGGCAGGCCTCTTCCGCGGCGGAGAAATACCGTGACGAGGCAGCGGCCCGTGGTGACCGGGTCCACAACTATGCCGAACACAAGGCTCTGCGTGAGCTTGGCCGCCCGCACGAGGCCGCACAGATGCGTGAAATCCTCAAAGAACACGGGGAAGGCGCCTACGCGGATCGTTTCGATGAATGGTGGGATCTCTTTGGTGTTCGGCCTATCGAACCGGAAGTCACTATCTGGAACCACACTGTCGGCTACGCCGGCACACTCGATCTGGTTGCCGAGATCGGGGGAGCGACCTGCCTGATCGACTATAAGACGCGCGGCACTACCCGGGATGGCCGTGTTAAAGCGCCAGACCCTAAGGTTGTGATGCAACTCGCCGCCGGCGCGCAGGCCGAGGAATATCTGAGCGATCCAGAAAAAGGGACGTGGGAGCCGTGGCCGTTCCCTAAAAACAGTGTTCTGCTCGCCGTGGCTCTCGGTGAAACTGAGGTGCTACCGATGCGGGCCCAGCCTCACAGCCTCGAAAACGCGTGGAAAAGGTTCTGGGCTCTACGCCAAGTATGGGAAACCGAATCCGTGGCCTTCAGCGCAGCCGCAGAACTTCAGCCCGTCCCGCCACCAGCTACTCGGTAG
- the def gene encoding peptide deformylase — protein MTVHAIRTVGDPVLRTAAEPVTVFDSSLASLARDMHETMNKVNGVGLAGPQIGISKRIFTYNIDGHQGTVCNPVLEILDEETIEDDRTIEGCLSVPGIQMPLARPRKVRLTGVDVTGEEVEIIAEGLLARCFQHETDHLNGRLFIDRLTGDDRRRAQQQLRHKAFQSNVDHVQDQRAATIGSAFSNKTGNSFLRS, from the coding sequence GTGACAGTTCACGCGATTCGTACAGTAGGGGACCCGGTCCTACGGACAGCGGCGGAGCCCGTCACTGTTTTCGATTCATCTTTAGCCTCGCTGGCCCGAGACATGCACGAGACCATGAACAAGGTCAACGGTGTGGGCCTAGCAGGACCACAGATCGGCATCAGCAAACGCATCTTCACCTACAATATCGACGGACACCAAGGCACAGTGTGCAATCCGGTTCTTGAGATCCTGGACGAAGAAACCATCGAAGACGATCGCACGATCGAAGGCTGCCTATCGGTACCAGGGATCCAGATGCCGCTGGCACGCCCCAGGAAAGTCCGGCTCACCGGCGTCGATGTCACTGGCGAGGAAGTAGAGATCATCGCCGAGGGCCTGCTTGCGCGTTGCTTCCAACACGAAACCGATCATCTCAACGGCAGACTCTTCATCGATCGGCTCACAGGAGACGACCGCCGCCGCGCACAACAACAGCTGCGCCACAAAGCCTTCCAAAGCAACGTCGACCACGTGCAAGACCAACGTGCCGCCACCATCGGCAGCGCCTTCTCAAACAAAACCGGTAACTCATTCCTCAGGAGCTGA